A window of the Pseudopipra pipra isolate bDixPip1 unplaced genomic scaffold, bDixPip1.hap1 HAP1_SCAFFOLD_72, whole genome shotgun sequence genome harbors these coding sequences:
- the LOC135408874 gene encoding ATP-dependent DNA helicase PIF1-like isoform X1, with product MLKCPVGGRVELKLGAQVMLAKNLDVSQGLVNGARGVVVGFESEQKGLPKVRFLCGVTQVIRMEKWVFKGPSGVHLSCQQLPLKLAWAISIHKSQGMSLDCVEISLSRVFESGQAYVALSRARSLAGLRVLDFDPKVVRADPSVLHFYRQLRRHQLLTQDSLHTYSDADEKENVKCS from the exons ATGCTCAAGTGTCCTGTGGGTGGTAGAGTTGAGCTGAAGCTTGGAGCTCAG gtGATGCTAGCAAAGAATCTGGATGTGTCTCAAGGGCTGGTGAACGGGGCACGAGGCGTTGTTGTAGGATTTGAAAGTGAACAGAAGG GGCTGCCTAAGGTGAGGTTTCTCTGTGGGGTCACACAGGTCATAAGAATGGAGAAATGGGTCTTCAAAGGACCATCAGGAGTTCACCTGAGTTGTCAACAGCTGCCTTTAAAGTTGGCATGGGCCATTTCCATTCACAAGAGTCAG GGCATGTCTTTAGATTGTGTGGAAATCTCCCTGTCTCGTGTCTTTGAAAGTGGGCAGGCTTACGTAGCCCTCTCCCGAGCCCGCAGCCTTGCAGGTCTCCGTGTTCTGGATTTTGACCCAAAAGTAGTGAGAGCTgatccttctgtgctgcacTTCTATAGACAGCTGAGGCGTCATCAGCTTTTAACCCAG GATTCACTACACACCTATTCAGATGCTGATGAGAAGGAGAATGTGAAATGCAGCTGA
- the LOC135408874 gene encoding ATP-dependent DNA helicase PIF1-like isoform X2, protein MLKCPVGGRVELKLGAQVMLAKNLDVSQGLVNGARGVVVGFESEQKGLPKVRFLCGVTQVIRMEKWVFKGPSGVHLSCQQLPLKLAWAISIHKSQGMSLDCVEISLSRVFESGQAYVALSRARSLAGLRVLDFDPKVVRADPSVLHFYRQLRRHQLLTQIIRMLDGIF, encoded by the exons ATGCTCAAGTGTCCTGTGGGTGGTAGAGTTGAGCTGAAGCTTGGAGCTCAG gtGATGCTAGCAAAGAATCTGGATGTGTCTCAAGGGCTGGTGAACGGGGCACGAGGCGTTGTTGTAGGATTTGAAAGTGAACAGAAGG GGCTGCCTAAGGTGAGGTTTCTCTGTGGGGTCACACAGGTCATAAGAATGGAGAAATGGGTCTTCAAAGGACCATCAGGAGTTCACCTGAGTTGTCAACAGCTGCCTTTAAAGTTGGCATGGGCCATTTCCATTCACAAGAGTCAG GGCATGTCTTTAGATTGTGTGGAAATCTCCCTGTCTCGTGTCTTTGAAAGTGGGCAGGCTTACGTAGCCCTCTCCCGAGCCCGCAGCCTTGCAGGTCTCCGTGTTCTGGATTTTGACCCAAAAGTAGTGAGAGCTgatccttctgtgctgcacTTCTATAGACAGCTGAGGCGTCATCAGCTTTTAACCCAG